The genomic stretch ATTTCTCCTAAATATCAGGTGGTTATACCTAAAAGTATTCGTGGCATGCTTAAGCTCAGTCCGGGGCAAAAACTACAGGCCATTCTTTTCGAGGACCGAATCGAGCTGATCCCACTGCGTACGGCGAGAACGGTGAGGGGGTTTCTAAAAGGTATCGATACGGATGTTCCTCGTGAGCGGGATCGCATCTGAACGTTGTCGATTCATCCGGCTGGCTCGAATACTTTGCCGACGGCCCCAGTGCCGAGTTCTTCGCTCCCCCCATCG from Pseudomonadota bacterium encodes the following:
- a CDS encoding AbrB/MazE/SpoVT family DNA-binding domain-containing protein, producing the protein METLTISPKYQVVIPKSIRGMLKLSPGQKLQAILFEDRIELIPLRTARTVRGFLKGIDTDVPRERDRI